The following is a genomic window from Geoalkalibacter halelectricus.
CATCGGCAACGACCCGGCCGGCCTGAGCCTTCTGGAGAAGGTCGCCCAAGCCGGTGAGTGCGGATCCGCCACCACCGCGGCGGCCCTGACCTCCCAGGCCAACATGAGAAATTTCGTCGAAAGCGTCTTTTTGACCCCCAGGACCGCAGCTCCGGCACCCGCCCCGGCTCCGGCAGCTCCGGCACCCGCGCCGCGCGTTGAGTTAACGCTTTACATTCACTTCGACTTCGACAGCGCCGCCATTCGCCCCGAGCATCAGAGCGAGTTGCAGAAAGCCGCGGATTTCCTGAGAAACAATCCGCAGATCCCGCAGATCATCCTGGCCGGTCACACCTGTCACATCGGCCCCGAAGCCTACAACCAGGGACTCTCCGAGCGGCGCGCCAATGCGGTACGCAAAGCCCTCACCGAGCAATACGGCATCGACGGCAGGCGCCTGGTCGCGCGTGGCTACGGTGAAACCCAGCCCATCGCCGACAACAACACCCGCGAGGGCCGCGAGAAAAACCGCCGCGTCGAACTGCAAACCCCCTGAGATCGCTTCTGGCAATCCTTTAATAACTCCTCAAACAGCAAGGGCCGGATTTCCTATCCGGCCCTTTTTTTATCCACCGCGTTTTTGCACCACCCACAGGCACGGCGCCCTGGAGCTATTTACCACGCGCAGTTCCAGAATTTCGAACCCCTCGCCATCCAGGTCTTGAAGATACTCCGCAACTGCAGCCGTTTCAGCGACACCCCCCGCATGGCCGGGATAGGCCGTAACGGCCAAGCGTCCGGCCGGTGCGAGAATTCGCAAGCTTTGTTCCAAGGCCGACAAAGTGGTCGGCGTCGCCGTCGCAACCCGATGATCGCCGCCGGGCAGATAGCCCAGGTTGGCCATGATGGCGCAGGGCGCCTCACGGACATAGTGCGAAAGGCATTCATGACCGTCGGCGATCAAATGCACGCCCATCGTCGCGCTCGGCAGCATACCTTTGGCGCAGACATGCACGGGCGCCCCGGCCTTTTCCAGTCGCACCCGGCTCGCCAGCAGAGCATCTTCCTGGACGTCGAAGGCCAGAACCCGCCCGTTCGGTGCCACCCCTTGCCAGAGAAACTGGCTGTCATGACCGTTGCCCGCGGTCAGATCCACCACCAGAGCGCCCGGCCTCAGCACTTCGGCCACCAACCGATGCGCCCACTGGGTAAGACGGCTAAAAGACGCCCTGGCGTCAGAAGTCTCAATAGTCATAAGGCTTAGAGTTTCGTCGCCTGAATGTGCATCCAATCATAGTTTTTGCTTCGCCCCAGGCTGGTCCATCCTTCCTCTTCCCAAAACCGCCACCAGGCGTCGTACTCAGGGCGGGCAAAAACCGCGCGGTCGCGCCCCCACCTCAGTTGGTTGCGCTCCGGATCGTAATCCAGGGCAATTCCCCAGGAATGCATGGACCATTGGCTGCCGCCGCGCATTTTGCGCACGTTGAGACAGCCACCCCAGCGATCCAGGTGTAATTCCCTGATCCCATCCAGGCCATAATGATCGCGCACTTTGTGCAAAACCCGCGCAAGGCTGTCATGAACCTTGGCGTTGCAGGAGATGGCGTTGACACTGGTGCGCAGATCCCAGGCCAGGCGATGAGGGTAAGGCAGGGAAAGCCTCACCTGATTGCCGCCGGTGGGTCCGAAAAATTCCATCAGATCCGCTTCGCGCTGCTTCGGCCAGTGGTTGGGATTAATGTCGAGGGGCACCTCGTCGCGCCACAATCGGGGCGGTTCTCCATTTTCAAGCATAAAAGCCAGGGTGTCGGCCGCATAATCGGTCTGCGGCCCCCAAAATCCATCGATTTTTCCAACCTCGATCGCGCGGGCCTTGCATTGCAATTGCACAAAGGCCACCGCCTTCCTGCGACTGCTCCAGGCCTGCCAATCCTGCGGCAGACCGCTTGGATCCCGCGCCAGGGCCTTATCCACCTCAACATAGGTCTGGGGACCGAGTTTTCCGTCGATGGGTCCCGGGGCAAACCCCTCATCGACCAGAAGTTGCTGCATCAGTCGCACTGCCGCTGCTCTCATGATCGCACCTCCACCATTGTGGGTTCTATCTGCAAAAAAAATATCACCGGGCAGCGAAATAACAATCAGACCGGACCCGTGCAGAAGAAAGACCTAGGAGTCTGTCGGACTATCCGGGCCGAAGCGAAAATTTGGATGTTTGAGTCCGGATTTTGGCTCCTTTGTGAGTGCATAGCCGTAGCTACGTGCCGAAAAGGAGCCGGAATCCGGGCCAAACAGCCGGATTTGCAGCCGGCTCATGGATAGTCCGACAGCCTCCTAGGCTCTTGCCTGATCGGAGGTCAGGGATTCAGGTGATAGAATGGAGAGAAAGGAGATTGAACCATGGGAGCAGAAATGGGCGGTATTCTCGGGTTGGTGATCCTGATCCTCGTCGTCTACGCCATTTTCAACGTGGTCCTCAGCACCGCCGGCCCGTGGACCAAGGTCGCCTGGGTGCTGGCCCTGATCCTGATTCCGGGATTGGGTGTGCTGGTGTGGCTGGTTCTGGGACCGCGCCGCACCCGCGCCTGATTCAGGTCATTCCCGCGCGGTACCCTTTTCCCCCGCGCGCGTTCCCAGCGGCAGCGCATGCACGCGCCCGAGAAGGGTTTTCAGCTCACGGATTTCCCCGCGCAACCGAGCGATGTCGCCGTGCAGGCTGGATTCCGAATGCTGGGTAATTTCCTCGATCTTCACGATCTGCTCTTTCTGCGCACTTTCACTCTGCACCTGAATGGCGTTGACGATCACGGCGATAAACAGGTTGAGCATGGTGAAGGTCATGGTCATGATGAAGGGGATGAAAAACACCCAGGCATAGGGATAGACCTCGAGCACCGGGCGCACGATGCCCATGGACCAGCTCTCCAGGGTCATGACCTGAAACAGGGTGTACATGGAGGCGCCGATACTGCCGAACCATTCCGGGAAGGATGCGGCGAACAGGTTGGTGGCGATGACCGCCGCCACGTAAAAAATCAGCATCAGCAGCAGGCAGATGGAACTGAGCCCGGGGATGGCCGAGAGCAGCGCACGCACGATGGAGCGCATCTGCGGCGCCGCCGAAACCAGGCGCAGCACCCGCAGGACGCGCAGACTGCGCAGCACCGCGAAGGCGCCCGCGGCAGGAAGCAGCGCAATCCCCACGACGATAAAATCAAAGACCCGCCAGGGATCACGAAAAAAGCGCGGCCCCATGGCGACCAGAAACAAGCCGATCTCGACAACGAAGATTCCCAGACAGATCCGGTCGAGAAACCTCAGGGTCTCACCGAAGGAGGCCATGGCCCGCGGCTCGGTTTCCAACCCCAGTACGATGCCGTTGAGAATGATGACGGCGATGATGAAGCGCTGCACCCGACGCGATTCAAGTTTGGCCTGAAGCCGGGCGCGCCAGTCCCTGCCCGAGGAAAAGACTGCTTCCATAGACGTGTAGCCTCGCTCCTACCCTGCCGCGCTCTGCCGTGGGCGCCCCAGAGCGGCGCGTACCCGCCGGGTAATGCCGGGGGCGTCGATGTCGTGGCGGGCGCGCAGTTCTTTCTGGGTGCCCTGATCGACAAAGACATCGGGGAGGCCCACGCGCAGGACGCGCGCCTCGACGGCGGTTTCTTCGAAAAGTTCCAGCACGGCGGAACCAAAGCCACCCTGCAAAACGTTTTCCTCGCAGGTGACGACGAAACCGGTGCGCTGCGCTTCGGCCAGCAGCAGGGTACGGTCGAGAGGCTTAAGAAAGCAGGCATCGACCACCGCCATCTCAATGCCTTCCTTGGTCAACTCCTCGGCGGCCTCCAGCGCTTCGCCAACCATGGTGCCCAGGGCGAAGAACACCCCGTCCTTGCCCTCACGCAGCTTTTCCCCCTGGCCGATGGGGGCCGGGGAAATCTCTTCGGGCAGTTTGAGGCCCTGGGATTCACCGCGCGGATAGCGAAAGGCGAACGGCCCCCCATGAGCCAGGCCGGTGGCCAGGGCGCGACATAGTTGCACCTCGTCGCGCGGCACCATGAAGGTGAGATTGGGAATGTGGCGCAGATAGGAGTAGTCGAACACCCCGTGATGGGTGGGGCCGTCGGCGCCGACCAGGCCGCCGCGATCCATGGCGAAGATCACGGGCAGATTCTGCAGGCAGACGTCATGCAGCACGTTATCGTAGGCACGCTGCAAAAAGGTCGAGTAGATGGCCACCACGGGACGCTGGCCGTGGCAGGCGAGCCCGGCAGCGAAGGTCACGGCGTGCTGCTCGGCGATGCCGACATCGTAGAAGCGCTCGGGAAGGCGTTTGGCGAAATCCTGCAGACCGGTGCCTTCGATCATGGCGGCGGTGATGGCGATCAGGCGCGAATCCGCCTCGGCCATCTCGACCAGGGTGCGGCCGAAGATGGAGGTGTAGCTGGGCGGAGCACCGGGGGGCTTGTGCACCTCGCCGCTGGCGGCGTCGAAGGGCCCGACCCCGTGAAACAGTGACGGATTGGCCTCGGCCGGGGCATAGCCCTTGCCCTTGCGCGTCACCACATGCACCAGGGACGGCCCCTTGAGGCGCGAAACGTTGGTGAGGGTCTCTTCGAGTTCAGTGAGATTGTGCCCGTCGATGGGACCGACGTAGTCAAAGCCGAACGCCTCGAAGAGCATGCCGGGGGTGAGAAACCCCTTCAAGGAATCCTCGGCGCGGCGCGCCAAGTTGACCAATTCACGACCGAAGCCGGGCAGATGGGTGAGCAGGTTCTGCGTTTCCTTTTTGAAGCGTACGAACAGATCGGAAGTCATCTTGCGGCTGAGAAAGGAGGAAATCGCTCCGACATTGGGCGAGATGGACATCTCGTTGTCGTTGAGCACGACGATGAGATCCTTTTTCAGATGACCGGCCTGGTTGAGTCCTTCAAAGGCCAGCCCGCCGGTCAGCGAGCCGTCGCCAATGACCGCGACGACCTTTTCATCGCCACCCATGGCGTCGCGGGCACAGGCCAGCCCCAGGGCCGCGGAAATGGAGGTGCTGGCGTGCCCGACGTCAAAGCAATCGAATTCGCTTTCCTCGCGCTTGGGAAAGCCGCTCAGGCCGTCGGCCTGACGCAGGGAACAGAAACGCTCACGGCGGCCGGTGAGCAGCTTGTGGGTGTAAGCCTGATGGCCGACATCCCAGACGATGCGGTCGCGCGGTGTATCGAACACCCGATGCAGGGCCAGGGTCAGTTCCACCACACCGAGGTTGCTGGCGAGGTGGCCGCCGGTCACGGCCACGGTATCGACCAACTCCCTGCGGATATCCGCCGCCAGCTCCTCGAGTTCGGCGGGGTTGAGGTTTCTGATCTGGGCGGGCGATGTCAGAGTGTCAAGAAGACTCATGTGATGCCTCTTTTTGAAACGGGGTGAACCTTGTGTTCGCCCTGAATTTTACGAATCCTGTGTTCGCCAAGGGCGATGACAAGCATCGCCTCAGCATCAGGATGACCGCTCGATGATGAAGCGGGCAATGGCGCGCAGGGGCTCGGCCGGTCCCCCCAGGGGCGCGATGGCGTCCAGGGCCAGATCCTTAAGTTCGCGAGCGCGATCGCGGCTGGCCTCAAGCCCAATGAGGGCCGGATAGGTGGCCTTGCCACGCACCGCATCGCTGCCGGCGGTCTTGCCCAGGGTTTGGCTGTCACTGACCAGGTTGAGAATGTCGTCGGCGACCTGAAAGGCCAGTCCCGCGGCGCTGCCGTAGCGGGTCAGGGCGGCAAAAGCCTGCTCGTCGGCACCCCCGAGAAGCGCGCCGCACTGCACCGAGGCGAGCATCAGCGCTCCGGTCTTGCGCGTATGAATGTATTCCACCGTGGGAAAATCGATGTCCTTGCCCTCGGATTCCATATCCACCACCTGACCGCCGACCATGCCGGTCGAGCCGGCGCAACGGGCGATGATGTTGCTCACCCGCAGCAGGGTTTCCGCCGGCACCTCGCGATTGAGCGCGCGGTCGCAGAGCAGCTCGAAGGCTTCAGTGAGTAGCGCATCGCCGGCGAGAATGGCGGTCGCCTCGCCATAGACCTTGTGGTTGGTGGGACGCCCGCGCCGGAAGTCGTCGTCATCCATGGCGGGAAGATCGTCGTGAATGAGCGAATAGGTATGGATCATCTCCAGGGCGCAGGCCGCCGGCAGGGCCAGCTCTTCGCGGCCGCCGACGGCACGACAGGCGGCCAGCACCAGAATGGGACGAATGCGCTTGCCGCCGGCCATGACCGAGTAGCGCATGGCCTGATGCAGTTTTTCCGGCAGGGTATCGGCGCCGGGTAAATAACGATCGAGGGCGGCATCGACCAGGGCGGCCTGGTCCTTGAGGTAGATTTTGAGATCCAAGTGTCCTCCCGGTTGGTTATTTGTCATTGGTCATTGGTCACTGGTCGGAGTCGGCGGGGTTCCCTGCGGCGTTGCGGGTCCTCACTCGTCTTCCGGCATTGCCTTGAGGGTGAGGTTGCCGTCCTTGTCCTTGAGGAGCAGTTCGACGCGGGATTCGACGTCCTGCAGGGCCTTGCGGCATAGCTGGGCGTTGCGCACCCCGCTTTCAAAGCAGCTCAGGGCTTCTTCGAGAGGCAGGTCGCCGCTCTCCAGACGCTCCACGGACTCTTCGAGTTTTTTCAGGGCTTCTTCAAATGCGGTTTTGCTCATTATGCCAGTCCTTTGAGATGGCGCCGGGCGATTTGCGATTATCGCAATCGGGCGGAAACAGGGTCAAGAACTTTCACCAGGAGGCTGTCGGACTATCCGGGCCAAACAGCCGGATTTGCAGCCGGCTCATGGATAGTCCGACTGCCTCCCAGGCAAAAGCTCCAGCAGGACCAGGGGGTCGATGCGCTGGTTCTGCAGGCGCACGCCCCAGTGCAGGTGCGGACCGGTGCTGCGCCCGGTACTGCCGACGCGGCCGAGCAGGCTTCCAGCTTCGAGCAGATCGCCCTCGGCGCAGGAAATTTGCTCGAGATGGGCGTAGAGGCTGTAAAGACCGCCGCCGTGGTCAAGGACCACGGTCTTGCCGGTAAAAAAGAAATCGTCGGCCATCACCACCCGGCCGCGTGCAGCGGCGCGCACCGACGTGCCGCGCGGGCTGCGAAAATCAACGCCGGAATGGGGGGCACGCGGCTGGTCGTTGAGAATGCGGCGCACACCGAAGGGGCTGCCGGTGGGATCATCGACGGGGCGCACGAATTCCTGCCAGAGCACCGGCAGGCTGGTGTGGGCAAACACCTGGTTGAAGCGCTGCCGCTCGCGCTCGATGCGTTCCAGTACCTCGGGTTCATGGGGCGTAACTTGGCTGGGTGGCAAGGTCAGACGCTGCACGGCGCGGTCCAGGTGACGCACTTCGAGGTGCAGCAGGTGGGTCCGGATTTTCCCGTCGGGCATCTTCAGGCTCAGATCGACGGGATAGGTGCCGGCGGGCAGATCGAGGTCGGCCGCCAAAAGGGCCACAGCCCCAAATGAGCGCGGCGCCAGGGGAAAGACCTGCTCGGCAAAATGTGCCACCCCGGATACCGGTTGCGGCCCCTCCCACACCAGCAGGGCCGCGCCGCCGTTGTCGATGACCTGCGGTCGCAGGCTCCATTGTCCGGCGGCGGCGCCGGTCGCCAAAACCACGATCAGCAATCCGGCAAGAATCAGCCTGTTCATTCTTCAACCTCCGTGAGTTTGGCCCTGAGACGCCCCTGTGCGAGACGGATGCTGACCTCGTCACCGATTTGCACCTGGGCAGCACGGCGCACGGCGCTGCCGTCCCTGTCCCGGAACACAATGGCGTAGCCGCGCGCCAGGACCGCTAAAGGGGAAAGCGCGTCCAGGCGCGCAGCAGCGGCGGCGAGCCGCTCGCGGCGCTGCCGCAGGGCCAGATCAAAGGCGCGCTGCAAGCGCTTTTCCAGGAGTTGCTCGTGATCGCGCCACTGCTTGAGCTGCTGCGCGGGGGAGCGCAGGCGGCGTTCCAATCCCTGCACGCGCTCGTTGAGAAATGCCATCCGTGCGCGCATCTGCGCGGCGAGGCGCAGACACAGGTGGTCGAGATGCCCTTCGAGTTCCAGCCGGCTTTTGGCCACCATCTCCGCGGCCGCGCTGGGGGTGGGAGCACGCAGATCTGCCGCGAAATCGGCGATGGTGACGTCCGTTTCATGGCCCACGGCGGAAATCACCGGAATGCCCGAGCCGGCAACGGCACGCGCTACGATCTCTTCGTTAAAGGCCCAGAGATCCTCGAGGCTGCCGCCACCGCGCCCGACGATGAGGACATCGGCCTCGCCGTGTCGATTGAACTCGTCGATGGCGGCGGCGATATCCGCGGCGGCCGACGCGCCTTGGACCAGGGCGGGGCGCAGCACTAGGCGCACCCCGGCACCGCGCCGCCGCAGCACATTGAGGATATCGTGAATAGCCGCGCCACTGGCCGAAGTCACCACCCCGACACAGCGGGGAAAGGTCGGCAGGGGCCGCTTGCGGGCGGCGTCGAACAAACCTTCCTCGGCCAGGCGCGCCTTGAGTTGCTCAAAGGCCAACTGCAAGCCGCCCACGCCCTTGGGCTCCATGGCCTCGACCACCAGTTGCAGCTCCCCGCGCGGCTCGTAAAGACTGATGCGCCCGGCGCAGACCACCTGCATGCCGTCCTCGGGAATAAAGGGCAGCAGGCGGTTCTGGGCGCGAAACATCACGCCACGCATCTGGGCGCGCGCATCCTTGAGGGAAAAATAATAGTGTCCGGAGGCGGGTCGGGAAAAGTTGGAGATTTCTCCCTCGACCAGAACCCGGACAAAGTTGTCCTCCACCGTCTCCTTGAGCAGGGCGGTGAGACGCGAAACGCTGAGGACGGGCAGTGGCTGCTGCATCGGTATCGGCTCTGGGCTTGGGTTGACGATGGTGCGCGATTGACAGTTCCGGCGGCTTGCCGCAATATAGGCGGGCATGATGAACGCCAAGGAGAGCCGCCCATGACGGGGCCTTATGTAATTACCATTTCAAGTGAAAAAGGCGGGGTCGGCAAAACCACCCTGGCCACCAATCTGGCCATCTATCTCAAGGCCCTGGCCGAAGACTTGCCCGTCACCCTGGTGAGTTTCGACAATCATTTTTCGGTGGACCGCATGTTTCGGATCGGGCGCGCCGCCGCGGCCGGGACGGTCCGTGACCTGCTCGGCGGCACCCCGCCGGAGGATCTGGCGGAACTCGGTCAATACGGCGTCCAGTTCATTCCCAGTTGGCGCGACGTGGAGGAACTGCGCCGTCAGGTGCGTACCGTTGCCGATCTCGGTCTGGTCATGGCGGCTTCGGCCCTCAGCGGGGTATTGATCATCGACACCCGCCCGGACCTCGACATCCTCACCCGCAACGCTCTGTTTGCCGCGGACCGGGTGATCGTCCCGGTCAAGGATGCCCCCTCCCTGGAAAATTGCCGCCACCTGCATGAGTTTTTCGACCGCTGCGGGCTGCCGCGCCGCACCCTGCGTCTGCTGCCCTGCCTCATCGACTCGCGCATCCGCTTCGACGGACCGTTCAAGAACACCAGCGAGTTGCTGCGCGCCTATGCCATCAATCGCGGTTATCGCTGCTTCGAGGGCTTTATTTCCAAAAGTCCCAAGGTTGAATCCCTCAATACCAACCCCGAGGGCCGCATCTATCCGGTTCTGACCTACGGCCGCAACACGGAAGTGCATGGCCAATTCATGGATCTTGCCCGCCAGATCTACACGGACATGGGCAATTCCCCGACTCTGCGCGCCCAGCAAATCGCCTTGGCCGTGGAAAAGCGGCGCAAAACCGAACAGGCCGAACCGGTCGAGACACCACACCTCGCCCCCGGCTCCTGACCCCGATCCTCGCCCTTACCCCCGCCGCAGCAACTGCGAAACAGGCACCACCCGAACTCCCGCGCGGGCGAAGCTCTGTTCCTCAAGCCTGAGAGCCTCAAGAGTTTCCCGATAGGGATGGCAGATGGCGATGGCGCTGCCGTTACGCTGGGCGAACTGGATCAACCGCCGCAGTTCCTGGCGAATCTTGTCCACGTCCTGCACGTTGTCGAGAAAGATGTCGCGCCGCGCGAAGGGCACCGCGAATTCCGTCGCCGCATGGCGCACCACCGAACCGTTGGTGGTGAGACTGTCGACGAAAAACATCTCGCGGCGCGCCATCTCGGCCATCACCACCCGCATGCCCGCGGAGTTCTGGGTAAAGCGCGATCCCATGTGGTTGTTGGCGCCGACAGCATGGGGAATCTGTGCCAGGTGGCCTTGCAGGCGCCGCAGGATTTCCTCGTCGGACAGACCGGTCAACAGCGCGTCGACGCCGGGATTCTTGGCGGGAAAATCCAGGGGCTCCATGGGCACATGGACGATGACCTCACGGCCGCCCTGATACGCCAGTTGGGCGACGCGCGTCGAGTAGGGAAGGTCGGGCAGCACGGCGAAGGTCAAGTCCAGATCCAGCGCGAGCAACGCGCGGGCGGACCACAGATCCTGGCCGAGGTCGTCGACGATGATGGCGACGCGTGCCTCACCCGCGGGCAGGGGCACCACAGGTTGCGGCACGGGAGTGGCCTCCGCGGGAGACTCCGGGGTCGTTGGCTCAGCGAGCGGCGCCTCCTCGACGGGAAGTGCTCGCGGTGGCGGCACGACAGTCGCCCGAGGAAGTGCCGGCGCCGTGGCTTGGGGCGCGACGGCCTCGGGCTGGGGCGCCAGTTGGTCGCTCAGCAGCTTTACCAACGCCATGCTGCCGACCAGAAAGACCAACAGAAAAAGGGCGGCGAGCCAGACCTTGACTTCCCGTGCGCTGGGGGTGGCTTTTTTGGTGGATTTGCGCCGCTTTTGCGCGCGTTTTTTCTTTGCCATGACGAAAAAAGGGGGGATTTCGCATCCCCCCCTCCAGAAAGATGAAACCTGCGGCGCCCTAAGCCGCCTTGAGGTCGAGTTTCTTGAGAAGCTCCCAGCCTTTGAGCAGATCCAGGGCCCGCATCAACTGATAATCCTGGCGGGTCTGCTCGTCGAGGTGGAAGCGCCGCTCGCCGTTTTCGGGCATGACGCCGTCGACGTGCTTGTCCAGATCCTGCTCGCGCGGATGGTCTTCCTCGGCGGCCTCTTTCACATCCATGGGGTGTACCAGGATATCCGGGGTGATTCCCCGGGCCTGAATGGAGGTTCCATGGGGAGTGAAATAAAGGGCCGTGGTCAGGCGCAGCCCCGAGTCGTCACCCAGGGGGACGATGGTCTGCACCGACCCCTTGCCGAAACTCGGGGTACCGAGCACCACGGCGCGCCGGTGATCCTGCAGGGCGCCGGCGACGATTTCCGAGGCGCTGGCGCTGCCGCCGTTGATGAGCACAACAATGGGATAGTCCGGCTCGGTCCCTGATTTGCGCGCGGCAAAGCGCAGTTGGCTGGCCTTGTCGCGCCCCTCGGTGTAGACGATGAGGCCTTCGGAGAGAAAAGCATCCGCCACCTCCACTGCCTGATCGAGCAGTCCGCCGGGATTGTTGCGCAGATCGAGGACCAGCCCGGAGAGCGGGCCTTGATTGTCCTTGCGCAACTGCGCGAGGGCCTTGAGCAGATCGGCGCTGGTGCGCTCCTGGAATTGGGCGACGCGCAGATAGCCGTAGCCGTCCTCGAGGATATGCGCGCGGATGCTGCGCACCTGGATGATCTCCCGCGTGATGGTAAATTCGCGCGGCTTGTCGAAGGCCTCGCGCATGATGGTGATGGTCACCTTGGTCCCGGGCTTGCCGCGCATGAGCTTGACCGCATCCATGATGCTCATGTCCTTGGTGAAACGATCCTCGATCTTGAGAATCTGGTCGCCGGCCTGAAGGCCGATGCGATGGGCGGGGGTATCCTCGATGGGCGCGACGATGGTGAGAATGCCGTCACGCAGGCTGATTTCGATGCCCAGGCCGCCGAATTCACCGCGCGTATCGGTCTTCATTTCCTGGTACATCTCGGGCGGCAGAAAAGCGCTGTGCGGATCCAGGGAAGCCAGCATCCCGTTGATGGCACCGTAGATCAGGTCCTTGAAGGACACCTCCTCGACGTAGCTCTGGCGGATCAGGGCCAGAACGTCGGTAAACAGGTCGAGTTCCTGGTACTCGCTGGTGCGGGCCTCGGCAACGGCCAGACGATAAACCTTGCCGGTCGACGCCAATCCCGTCACGAACAGGGCGGCGATCAGCAGCACGACGATCGACCGTCTGCGAACCTTCATCGTTTCTCCTTTGTCCAAGCGGACTCCCACTCAGGGGGGACCAAGCCAGGCGGTGGGATTTTGCGGGGCCCCGCCCTGGCGAATTTCGAAATAGATGCCGCTGGAGCCGGGCAGACCGGAATAGCCCACGGCATCGCCGCGCTTGACGGCATCCCCGACCCCTTTGAGCAGCCGGGCGTTCTGAGCGTAAAGAGTGTAGTAACTGTCGCCGTGATCGATAATCAGCAGGTTGCCGTAGCCCTTGAACCAATTGGCAAAGACCACGCGACCATCAGCCACCGCGTGAACCGGTCGGTTGCCGGCCACGCCGATCTGAATTCCCTGGCTGTCGAACTGGGTGCCCAGTTCGGGGTGGATCTGCGGGCCGAAACCCAGCACTACCGGCCCCTTGACGGGCCAGGGCAGACGCCCCTTCAAAGAGGCGAAAACACCGTCGCCAGTATACCTTCGGGCCTGCTCCGATTCAAGTTTTTTGACCAGTTGCGCCAGCTCCGCGGCCTGGGTGCGCAGCCCCTCCAACTGCGTCGCAAGGGTCCGCTCCTCCTGGCGCGCGCGGCCCAGTAGCCGGGTTTTGAGGGTGGCGGCTTGTTGCGCCGCGGCGCGGCTGTCCGTGACCCCGGCAAGCACGGCGCGCTGTTCGACCTGCATGGCTTCCAACTGGCGGCGCGCAGCTTCGGCCTGCACCACGCGCCGGCGAAAATCGTCCAGCAGTTCGCGGTCGTGGCCCAGCACCCGGGCCAT
Proteins encoded in this region:
- a CDS encoding M23 family metallopeptidase, coding for MNRLILAGLLIVVLATGAAAGQWSLRPQVIDNGGAALLVWEGPQPVSGVAHFAEQVFPLAPRSFGAVALLAADLDLPAGTYPVDLSLKMPDGKIRTHLLHLEVRHLDRAVQRLTLPPSQVTPHEPEVLERIERERQRFNQVFAHTSLPVLWQEFVRPVDDPTGSPFGVRRILNDQPRAPHSGVDFRSPRGTSVRAAARGRVVMADDFFFTGKTVVLDHGGGLYSLYAHLEQISCAEGDLLEAGSLLGRVGSTGRSTGPHLHWGVRLQNQRIDPLVLLELLPGRQSDYP
- a CDS encoding M15 family peptidase, which codes for MRAAAVRLMQQLLVDEGFAPGPIDGKLGPQTYVEVDKALARDPSGLPQDWQAWSSRRKAVAFVQLQCKARAIEVGKIDGFWGPQTDYAADTLAFMLENGEPPRLWRDEVPLDINPNHWPKQREADLMEFFGPTGGNQVRLSLPYPHRLAWDLRTSVNAISCNAKVHDSLARVLHKVRDHYGLDGIRELHLDRWGGCLNVRKMRGGSQWSMHSWGIALDYDPERNQLRWGRDRAVFARPEYDAWWRFWEEEGWTSLGRSKNYDWMHIQATKL
- a CDS encoding PLDc N-terminal domain-containing protein encodes the protein MGAEMGGILGLVILILVVYAIFNVVLSTAGPWTKVAWVLALILIPGLGVLVWLVLGPRRTRA
- the dxs gene encoding 1-deoxy-D-xylulose-5-phosphate synthase — its product is MSLLDTLTSPAQIRNLNPAELEELAADIRRELVDTVAVTGGHLASNLGVVELTLALHRVFDTPRDRIVWDVGHQAYTHKLLTGRRERFCSLRQADGLSGFPKREESEFDCFDVGHASTSISAALGLACARDAMGGDEKVVAVIGDGSLTGGLAFEGLNQAGHLKKDLIVVLNDNEMSISPNVGAISSFLSRKMTSDLFVRFKKETQNLLTHLPGFGRELVNLARRAEDSLKGFLTPGMLFEAFGFDYVGPIDGHNLTELEETLTNVSRLKGPSLVHVVTRKGKGYAPAEANPSLFHGVGPFDAASGEVHKPPGAPPSYTSIFGRTLVEMAEADSRLIAITAAMIEGTGLQDFAKRLPERFYDVGIAEQHAVTFAAGLACHGQRPVVAIYSTFLQRAYDNVLHDVCLQNLPVIFAMDRGGLVGADGPTHHGVFDYSYLRHIPNLTFMVPRDEVQLCRALATGLAHGGPFAFRYPRGESQGLKLPEEISPAPIGQGEKLREGKDGVFFALGTMVGEALEAAEELTKEGIEMAVVDACFLKPLDRTLLLAEAQRTGFVVTCEENVLQGGFGSAVLELFEETAVEARVLRVGLPDVFVDQGTQKELRARHDIDAPGITRRVRAALGRPRQSAAG
- a CDS encoding polyprenyl synthetase family protein — encoded protein: MDLKIYLKDQAALVDAALDRYLPGADTLPEKLHQAMRYSVMAGGKRIRPILVLAACRAVGGREELALPAACALEMIHTYSLIHDDLPAMDDDDFRRGRPTNHKVYGEATAILAGDALLTEAFELLCDRALNREVPAETLLRVSNIIARCAGSTGMVGGQVVDMESEGKDIDFPTVEYIHTRKTGALMLASVQCGALLGGADEQAFAALTRYGSAAGLAFQVADDILNLVSDSQTLGKTAGSDAVRGKATYPALIGLEASRDRARELKDLALDAIAPLGGPAEPLRAIARFIIERSS
- the xseB gene encoding exodeoxyribonuclease VII small subunit, with product MSKTAFEEALKKLEESVERLESGDLPLEEALSCFESGVRNAQLCRKALQDVESRVELLLKDKDGNLTLKAMPEDE
- a CDS encoding tRNA (mnm(5)s(2)U34)-methyltransferase; amino-acid sequence: MTIETSDARASFSRLTQWAHRLVAEVLRPGALVVDLTAGNGHDSQFLWQGVAPNGRVLAFDVQEDALLASRVRLEKAGAPVHVCAKGMLPSATMGVHLIADGHECLSHYVREAPCAIMANLGYLPGGDHRVATATPTTLSALEQSLRILAPAGRLAVTAYPGHAGGVAETAAVAEYLQDLDGEGFEILELRVVNSSRAPCLWVVQKRGG
- the xseA gene encoding exodeoxyribonuclease VII large subunit; the encoded protein is MQQPLPVLSVSRLTALLKETVEDNFVRVLVEGEISNFSRPASGHYYFSLKDARAQMRGVMFRAQNRLLPFIPEDGMQVVCAGRISLYEPRGELQLVVEAMEPKGVGGLQLAFEQLKARLAEEGLFDAARKRPLPTFPRCVGVVTSASGAAIHDILNVLRRRGAGVRLVLRPALVQGASAAADIAAAIDEFNRHGEADVLIVGRGGGSLEDLWAFNEEIVARAVAGSGIPVISAVGHETDVTIADFAADLRAPTPSAAAEMVAKSRLELEGHLDHLCLRLAAQMRARMAFLNERVQGLERRLRSPAQQLKQWRDHEQLLEKRLQRAFDLALRQRRERLAAAAARLDALSPLAVLARGYAIVFRDRDGSAVRRAAQVQIGDEVSIRLAQGRLRAKLTEVEE
- a CDS encoding ion transporter; translated protein: MEAVFSSGRDWRARLQAKLESRRVQRFIIAVIILNGIVLGLETEPRAMASFGETLRFLDRICLGIFVVEIGLFLVAMGPRFFRDPWRVFDFIVVGIALLPAAGAFAVLRSLRVLRVLRLVSAAPQMRSIVRALLSAIPGLSSICLLLMLIFYVAAVIATNLFAASFPEWFGSIGASMYTLFQVMTLESWSMGIVRPVLEVYPYAWVFFIPFIMTMTFTMLNLFIAVIVNAIQVQSESAQKEQIVKIEEITQHSESSLHGDIARLRGEIRELKTLLGRVHALPLGTRAGEKGTARE